From one Brachypodium distachyon strain Bd21 chromosome 4, Brachypodium_distachyon_v3.0, whole genome shotgun sequence genomic stretch:
- the LOC100844014 gene encoding cortical cell-delineating protein produces MHIHTVKHTTKSNAPLPLQASTREFKLDPSKAMAPRATLLLALSLLAMAAVASAHGGYETCPSELHFTKCVNVLGLGINLEANEPYKLQKQYCCPLIEHVVDADAALCLCKRLYLAGVVDLTIQVRVILNNCGKYCPTDFKCPTY; encoded by the coding sequence atgcacatacaCACAGTTAAACACACCACCAAGAGCAACGCTCCTCTGCCTCTGCAAGCTAGCACGCGAGAATTTAAGCTCGATCCATCCAAGGCCATGGCACCTAGAGCAACGCTCCTCCTGGCCCTGAGCCTCCTAGCTATGGCGGCCGTGGCGAGCGCCCATGGTGGCTATGAGACCTGCCCCTCGGAGCTCCACTTCACCAAGTGCGTCAACGTGCTGGGCCTGGGCATCAACTTGGAGGCCAACGAGCCGTACAAGCTCCAGAAACAGTACTGCTGCCCTCTCATCGAGCACGTTGTCGACGCGGACGCCGCCCTCTGCCTCTGCAAAAGGCTCTACCTCGCAGGTGTTGTTGACCTCACCATCCAAGTCCGCGTCATCCTCAACAACTGCGGGAAGTACTGCCCTACAGACTTCAAGTGCCCCACATATTAG